The following proteins come from a genomic window of Candidatus Leptovillus gracilis:
- a CDS encoding sulfotransferase family 2 domain-containing protein, translating to MQTGPLIFLHVPKTAGSTLHRIIRRHYRLAELYHTDQQPDGWLAFQQWPEAKRADIRLLMGHVEMGAAAFLPRSAQYFTMLRDPVARAISYYGHARRIREHYCYEAIRRRQMSLAEFANSGIDVMMDNGQTRMLAGVLYTVPYGELTPDHLQRARQNLETFVLVGLTERFDESLLLMRQLFGWRNIFYAERNVSQHRLSVDEAARVAVTAVNQYDQALVAYGRELFANQWATLGSEAVLHRFQRLNRLLRPLTYYGGEAARLLTNG from the coding sequence ATGCAAACAGGTCCACTCATTTTCTTGCACGTGCCTAAAACGGCCGGGTCTACCCTGCATCGCATCATCCGCCGCCACTACCGCCTGGCCGAACTATATCACACCGACCAACAGCCTGATGGCTGGCTGGCCTTCCAGCAATGGCCGGAAGCGAAGCGCGCCGACATCCGCCTGCTGATGGGGCATGTGGAGATGGGTGCGGCGGCTTTTCTGCCCCGATCGGCCCAATACTTCACCATGCTGCGCGATCCGGTCGCCCGCGCCATTTCCTATTACGGCCATGCGCGGCGCATCCGCGAGCATTACTGCTACGAAGCGATTCGCCGCCGCCAGATGAGTCTGGCCGAGTTTGCCAATTCGGGGATAGACGTGATGATGGATAATGGACAGACGCGCATGTTGGCCGGGGTTCTTTACACCGTGCCCTATGGCGAGTTGACCCCAGACCATTTGCAGCGCGCCCGGCAAAACCTGGAGACATTTGTGCTGGTGGGCCTTACGGAGCGGTTTGATGAATCGCTGCTGCTGATGCGACAGCTTTTTGGCTGGCGTAATATTTTTTATGCCGAACGTAATGTCAGCCAACACCGGCTGTCGGTGGATGAGGCGGCGCGGGTCGCGGTAACGGCCGTTAACCAATATGATCAGGCGTTGGTCGCCTACGGCCGGGAACTTTTTGCCAATCAGTGGGCCACCCTGGGCAGCGAGGCGGTCCTGCACCGCTTTCAGCGCCTCAATCGG